The following are encoded together in the Streptomyces tsukubensis genome:
- a CDS encoding histidine phosphatase family protein — MTDPGRRDRRIILWRHGQTAWNLERRFQGNTDIELTPTGAGQARRAARLLASLNPDAIVASDLSRAAATAGELAAVTGLEISFAEGLRETYAGDWQGLTHAEIISRYGDQYTAWKRGEPVRRGGGELETEVADRAAPVVLRHADKLPDGGTLVVVSHGGTIRTTIGRLLGLDSFHWESLGGLSNCCWSVLGEGARGWRLLEHNAGTLPEPVLGDDD; from the coding sequence TTGACCGACCCCGGCCGCCGTGACCGCCGCATCATCCTGTGGCGGCACGGCCAGACCGCGTGGAACCTGGAACGCCGCTTCCAGGGCAACACCGACATCGAGCTGACCCCGACAGGCGCCGGCCAGGCCCGCAGGGCCGCCAGGCTGCTGGCCTCACTGAACCCGGACGCCATCGTCGCCTCCGACCTCAGCAGGGCCGCCGCCACCGCCGGTGAGCTGGCGGCCGTCACCGGTCTGGAGATCAGCTTCGCCGAGGGGCTGCGCGAGACCTACGCGGGCGACTGGCAGGGGCTCACACACGCGGAGATCATCTCCCGCTACGGCGACCAGTACACCGCGTGGAAGCGCGGCGAGCCGGTGCGCCGGGGCGGCGGCGAGCTGGAGACCGAGGTGGCGGACCGGGCGGCGCCCGTCGTGCTGCGCCACGCGGACAAGCTGCCCGACGGCGGGACGTTGGTCGTGGTCAGTCACGGCGGCACGATCCGCACCACCATCGGCAGGCTGCTCGGTCTGGACTCCTTCCACTGGGAGAGCCTGGGCGGCCTCTCCAACTGCTGCTGGTCCGTCCTCGGCGAGGGCGCGCGCGGCTGGCGGCTGCTGGAACACAACGCGGGCACCCTGCCCGAGCCGGTCCTCGGCGACGACGACTGA
- the rsfS gene encoding ribosome silencing factor, whose product MTATDRSTELIRAAAQAAADRLAHDIIAYDVSDVLSITDAFLLASAPNDRQVKSIVDEIEERLNKELGVKPVRREGDREARWVLLDYVDIVVHVQHSEERVFYALERLWKDCPELDLPEDAVATRGKGKEHAEAKGTGADADAFDGAGADGGLR is encoded by the coding sequence GTGACCGCCACGGACCGCTCCACCGAGCTGATCAGGGCCGCCGCACAGGCCGCCGCCGACAGGCTCGCCCACGACATCATCGCGTACGACGTCAGCGACGTGCTGTCGATCACGGACGCCTTTCTGCTGGCCTCCGCGCCCAACGACCGCCAGGTCAAGTCGATCGTCGACGAGATCGAGGAGCGGCTGAACAAGGAGCTCGGCGTCAAGCCGGTCCGCCGCGAGGGCGACCGCGAGGCCCGCTGGGTACTGCTCGACTACGTCGACATCGTCGTCCACGTCCAGCACAGCGAGGAGCGCGTCTTCTACGCCCTCGAAAGGCTCTGGAAGGACTGCCCCGAGCTCGACCTGCCCGAGGACGCGGTGGCCACCCGCGGCAAGGGCAAGGAGCACGCGGAGGCCAAGGGCACCGGCGCCGACGCCGACGCGTTCGACGGCGCGGGGGCCGACGGGGGCCTGCGTTGA
- a CDS encoding LCP family protein, with translation MNDPQNPYEPYEGDYGADQYQVVGYDEYGRPVYQQQYQQQTQQQTQQQAQQQGGLQGAPGTEGAQGPQGYGYDPYAQQQNQYAPQQPPQSYAPYGTGSTYDPYGQQQTGTQARVDEQQPWIPQQPPRHPSESYQGTPAPQQPQVAGEQPASQGRQGQGPGQQQPPRREYEGQPPQGTPTRSPQDSEGGGDKGAAGPDYRTEQFSFIEEPDEQSEDVIDWLKFTESRTERREEAKRRGRSRVVVLIVVAALVIGGGVGYLWYAGKLPGTSGANGGSGAASGPQRRDVILVHLHNTKKGGTSSVLLVNNATTKRGTTVLLPNSLALSDDDGNPTTLGKSVDDDGSTGTGDSVDSLLGIKDEGTWRLDTPYLDNLVELVGNIEVDTDTDVPAAKKGQEPVVHKGGSQTLSGGMAVAYATYRASGEPESAQLKRFGQVMLGVLRKVSTDPKAATVTVQSLAQILDPSLPEKDLGSFLARLAEHAKGGDIPHELPVREDGTLSEEATDNVVKNVLGGTVKNPGKDDSVRVGVKNGTGDKAVSQKARVSLVNGGYTYLDTGSDSSTQAVSEVTYAATNDRQKAIEVAKTLGLSASAVHKGKVTSNADISVALGADYSGGGGAGSGG, from the coding sequence GTGAACGACCCACAGAACCCTTACGAGCCGTACGAGGGCGACTACGGGGCTGATCAGTACCAGGTCGTCGGATACGACGAGTACGGCCGGCCGGTGTATCAGCAGCAGTACCAGCAGCAGACACAGCAGCAGACACAGCAGCAGGCCCAGCAGCAGGGCGGCCTCCAAGGGGCACCGGGCACCGAGGGGGCTCAGGGACCCCAGGGTTACGGATACGACCCCTACGCCCAGCAGCAGAACCAGTACGCGCCGCAGCAGCCCCCGCAGAGCTACGCCCCCTACGGAACGGGGTCCACCTACGACCCGTACGGGCAGCAACAGACGGGCACGCAGGCGCGCGTGGACGAACAGCAGCCGTGGATCCCGCAGCAGCCGCCGCGCCACCCGTCGGAGTCGTACCAGGGGACGCCGGCCCCGCAGCAGCCGCAGGTCGCCGGGGAACAGCCCGCGTCCCAGGGGCGCCAAGGGCAGGGCCCGGGTCAACAGCAGCCCCCTCGGCGGGAGTACGAAGGACAGCCGCCGCAGGGCACCCCGACACGGTCCCCGCAGGACAGTGAGGGCGGGGGCGACAAGGGCGCGGCCGGACCCGACTACCGCACGGAACAGTTCTCCTTCATCGAGGAGCCGGACGAACAGTCCGAAGACGTCATCGACTGGCTGAAATTCACCGAGAGCCGCACAGAACGACGCGAGGAGGCGAAGCGGCGCGGGCGCAGCCGGGTCGTCGTGTTAATCGTCGTGGCGGCGCTCGTCATCGGTGGCGGGGTCGGATACCTCTGGTACGCGGGCAAGTTGCCCGGCACCTCGGGCGCGAACGGCGGGTCGGGCGCGGCCTCGGGGCCCCAGCGCAGGGACGTGATCCTGGTCCACCTGCACAACACCAAGAAGGGCGGCACCTCCTCGGTGCTGCTGGTCAACAACGCCACCACCAAGCGCGGGACCACCGTCCTGCTGCCCAACTCCCTCGCCCTCTCGGACGACGACGGCAACCCGACGACCCTTGGCAAGTCCGTTGACGACGACGGCTCCACAGGGACGGGTGACTCCGTCGACTCCCTCCTCGGCATCAAGGACGAGGGCACCTGGCGGCTGGACACCCCCTACCTCGACAACCTCGTCGAGCTGGTCGGCAACATCGAGGTCGACACCGACACCGACGTACCCGCCGCCAAGAAGGGGCAGGAGCCGGTGGTGCACAAGGGCGGCTCACAGACGCTGAGCGGCGGGATGGCGGTGGCGTACGCCACCTACCGCGCCTCGGGTGAGCCCGAGTCCGCGCAGCTCAAGCGGTTCGGTCAGGTCATGCTCGGCGTGCTGCGCAAGGTCTCCACCGACCCCAAGGCCGCCACCGTGACCGTGCAGTCGCTGGCACAGATCCTGGACCCCTCACTGCCGGAGAAGGACCTGGGCTCCTTCCTCGCCCGTCTCGCCGAGCACGCCAAGGGCGGCGATATACCGCACGAGCTGCCCGTACGCGAGGACGGCACCCTCAGTGAGGAAGCCACCGACAACGTGGTCAAGAACGTTCTCGGCGGCACGGTGAAGAACCCCGGGAAGGACGACTCGGTACGTGTCGGCGTCAAGAACGGCACCGGCGACAAGGCGGTCTCCCAGAAGGCCAGGGTCTCGCTGGTCAACGGCGGCTACACCTATCTCGACACCGGCTCCGACAGTTCCACGCAGGCTGTGTCCGAGGTCACGTACGCCGCTACCAACGACCGCCAGAAGGCGATCGAGGTCGCCAAGACCCTCGGGCTCTCCGCCTCGGCGGTACACAAGGGCAAGGTCACCTCGAACGCGGACATCTCCGTCGCCCTTGGCGCCGACTACTCGGGCGGTGGTGGAGCGGGCAGCGGCGGCTGA
- the nadD gene encoding nicotinate-nucleotide adenylyltransferase → MGEQDMPTGPVSSPAGGTISTAKRRLGVMGGTFDPIHHGHLVAASEVASQFQLDEVVFVPTGQPWQKSHKRVSPAEDRYLMTVIATAENPQFSVSRIDIDRGGPTYTNDTLRDLRALNPETDLFFITGADALGQILTWRDAEELFSLAHFVGVTRPGHQLTDDGLPAGGVSLVEVPALAISSTDCRSRVIKGEPVWYLVPDGVVRYIDKRELYRGE, encoded by the coding sequence ATGGGAGAGCAGGACATGCCCACTGGCCCGGTCAGCAGTCCGGCAGGCGGCACGATCAGCACCGCCAAGCGGCGCCTCGGCGTCATGGGCGGAACGTTCGACCCGATCCACCACGGTCACCTCGTGGCGGCCAGTGAGGTCGCCTCGCAGTTCCAGCTGGACGAAGTGGTCTTCGTCCCGACGGGACAGCCGTGGCAGAAGAGTCACAAGAGGGTGTCCCCGGCCGAGGACCGTTATCTCATGACGGTCATCGCGACCGCGGAGAACCCGCAGTTCTCGGTCAGCCGCATCGACATCGACCGCGGCGGCCCGACCTACACCAACGACACCTTGCGCGATCTGCGCGCGCTGAACCCCGAGACCGACCTCTTCTTCATCACCGGGGCCGACGCCCTCGGCCAGATCCTCACCTGGCGGGACGCGGAGGAGTTGTTCTCCCTCGCCCATTTCGTCGGTGTGACCCGGCCGGGCCACCAGCTCACCGACGACGGCCTGCCCGCGGGCGGGGTTTCCCTGGTGGAGGTGCCCGCCCTGGCGATCTCCTCCACGGACTGCCGGTCACGGGTGATAAAGGGCGAACCGGTCTGGTACCTGGTCCCGGACGGCGTGGTGCGTTACATCGACAAGCGAGAGCTGTACCGCGGCGAGTAG